The following proteins are encoded in a genomic region of Rhinolophus ferrumequinum isolate MPI-CBG mRhiFer1 chromosome 17, mRhiFer1_v1.p, whole genome shotgun sequence:
- the ARPP21 gene encoding cAMP-regulated phosphoprotein 21 isoform X4, with product MSEQGDLNQAIVEEGGTEQERATPENGIVKSESLDEEEKLELQRRLAAQNQERRKSKSGAGKGKLTRSLAVCEESSARPGGESLQDQTL from the exons ATGTCTGAGCAAGGGGACCTGAATCAGGCGATAGTGGAGGAAGGCGGGACTGAGCAGGAAAGGGCCACTCCAGAGAATGGTATTGTTAAATCGGAAAGTCTGGATGAAGAGGAGAAGCTGGAACTGCAG AGGCGGCTGGCAGCTCAGAATCAAGAGAGAAGAAAGTCAAAG TCAGGAGCAGGAAAAGGTAAACTGACTCGCAGCCTTGCTGTCTGTGAAGAATCCTCGGCCAGACCTGGAGGTGAAAGTCTGCAGGATCAG accCTCTGA